The DNA region TTGCAATCAAAAACTTGCGTCGCGATGCTTGGGGCGAAATCTGGAGCATCGattccatatatattatgCGCAAGCACAGGTGCTCTTCATGCTGGGAGATGATGTACCCATAGGCAAACCAACGGAACGCCGTATTGACATGAACTAGGCATTGGCTTTTTTAGTTTCATAGCAAGATAGTATCGATATTATCCGAAGTTATCTTTGTGCTTAACATTAGCATGTCATTAGAAGataaatatcataatattactagaaaaaaaaatagaaattagatAACATTGACAtcgaaaattttatttttatttctatttctatTCTGAGACCaaaatcttattttaatttctgttaattaattaagagtttgtttaaaaaaaagaagaagaagaaaaagctagacaataataataaaggaaaataataataaaattggaaAGGGTGGGAAAGAGGGGGGAATGGCAATTTGGAAATAAAGGGGGAGGGACGAGGGTTTTCTGGATGCATAAGAGCGGATTTATCGTCTGCAACGCAATTGATTGATAGATAATCGGGGCGTCCGCCGCATCGGAGGTTGCTGTTGTAGACACCCCCCACCTCCGCCCCAACctttcctctccttcttcttcttcttcctctcccttCCTCGCCACCATAGCCAACCAATCCCTAATCctcaatctctctctttctgtaCATATCCTTCGTTGCCCCTTCCTCTCCGGAATAAGACCTCTCGATCGGTGGGCTTCTTCGATCGGCTCGGTCGGTGATGGCGAAGCAAGGGCAGCCGGGGATAGAGCCGGGGGCACTGGACGAGATAATACAGAGGCTTTTGGGGTTCCGGAACAGCAGGGCCTGCAAGCAGGTCCAGCTCACGGAGAACGAGATCCGTCAACTCTGCTTGACCTCCCGGGAGATCTTCCTCTCGCAGCCCAACCTTCTCGAGCTCGAAGCCCCCATCAAGATCTGCGGTATGCGATGGCACACCCCTCCTCCTCATCTTTGGCTCTTTCTCTGTTTTGTTGTTATGTATGAAAGTGGTGATCTTTCTGCTCGTCTGATGTGATTGCCTGGTTTGGGTAGGTCAGGGCGACCACCTTATTGGTCATTTGTATCAAACTCTTGAATTTTGAGGTGCTCTGGTCGtgaatttcctttctttttatttatcgaACACCTCTTAGTAGTTTCTTGGTCTGAGGTGGATTGGATTGCTATCTTGTTCGAGATTTGAATGAATTGGTTTTGCTATCGAATGTTAATTATCTTGCTATGGCAATGCTGATATGTTGTAGTTACTCGGGGTTGATGGGATTAGGCTCCTTGTGTCTTGGTTGAGATATGGTCAAACGCTTTGCATTTTCATGCATAGGACCCGAactatcctttttttttttatccgtCTGGCATTAATCATGGTACTTATCTCTAGCGAGTGGCTGGCCTTGGGGCCTTCCTGTAAAATTTGGCTGTGAATGAGTTGAACGTAAAGTGCCTGCTTCTGGAGAAGAATCGCATTTACTCAATATTCCAAAGAGAGGGAATTCTGATTGCTCTTGCTGTTAGGCTAATATGATGTTTCCGTTCGGACATGTACAAGCACCATTGGTTGTGAATTTGAAAGTGGGTGATTCTCTTGCATGGACTTTGTGTGTGTGGTTGCTTTTGTTGTAGTTCTTTTGGACGCATCTCGATGGAGGTCAGGGTTAATTGCACTATTGGTGCCTATTGAAGTGAAAATGTGGCTCTAAGTGTAGGGACTTGCATGGTTTAAAAATTTGGTGGTGTTGGCTTGTAATGAATTGTcagatatatattaatatttgttCATAGACAAACAATCCTTGTAAATTATGGTGGTTCTTTGAAAAATTGGTATTGATGGAGTTATTCACTTTTACTTCCGGGTTCTCTCATTCGACTGGACGTTGTGGAATTGTACTTTATTTGCTCTGTTTGATTGTGTTTTCTCTTGATTTACAGGTGACATTCACGGGCAATATTCAGATCTTTTGAGGCTTTTCGAATATGGAGGTTTTCCACCGAATGCaaactatttatttttaggaGACTACGTGGACCGTGGCAAGCAAAGTTTGGAGACTATATGCCTTCTGCTAgcttacaaaataaaataccctGAGAATTTCTTCCTTCTGAGAGGAAATCATGAATGCGCATCAATTAACCGTATTTATGGATTTTATGATGAATGTAAACGGCGCTTCAATGTTAGGCTCTGGAGAACTTTCACTGATTGTTTCAACTGCCTACCTGTGGCTGCCCTCATTGATGACAAAATATTGTGCATGCACGGCGGCCTTTCTCCAGATTTGATGGACTTGGATCAAATAAGGAACTTGACTCGTCCAACTGATGTACCAGATGCGGGTTTGCTATGTGATTTACTCTGGTCAGATCCTGATAGGGAGGTTAAAGGCTGGGGAATGAATGACCGGGGAGTGTCTTACACCTTTGGTCCTGATAAGGTGTCAGAATTTTTAGCAAAGCATGACATGGATCTCGTTTGTCGGGCCCATCAGGTTAATATACCCTTCCTTCTTCTTGGTAATTGCAATGATGAATACAGAATTTATTATGACCCTGCATTTTCCAGGTTGTTGAAGATGGGTACGAGCTCTTCGCTATACCCTTCCTTCTTCTCGGTAATTGCAATGATGAGTATAGAATTTATTATGACCCTGCGTTTTCCAGGTTGTCGAAGATGGGTATGAGTTCTTCGCTGACAGACAACTCGTGACTATATTCTCTGCCCCCAATTATTGTGGTGAATTTGACAATGCCGGTGCAATGATGAGCGTTGATGAAAGCTTGATGTGCTCGTTCCAAATCCTCAAACCAGCAGATAAGAAAGGAAGGTTCACGTGATCCAAGATGCAATGACTGCTGCCACAGCCACTCTTTATTGCTAATGTACGTAACCTTGTGCTTTGTATTCACAAAAACTGACATGCTTTTATGAGTGGGGCGGAATGTgcctttttatttctaaacTGTAGTCGTGTTTGTCTCATGAGCTAGCTTCTTCTCCTTTAGTACTGGCTACTTTTAATTGTTCTGCTACAATGCCCATGAGGATTTCATCTCTGTTgttcatatatctatttaagtaaaatcactaggtcGAGATTGAGATGGATCGTggtttaaaaaacaaaaaaatttgtcTCCATTCTGCATCTGGTAGGTAGCATTGCTCAGGTTGAAAATCGTCCAGTGATGATCATCACCATGGCGAACTATTCGATCAAGTTCTCAAGCTTAAACCTTGTTTTGGTTTGGCACCCACCCCCAAAGAGACTGATCTCTGGCTTTTGTCTCAGTAGGTTTGTCATAGTGCATGGTTTATTATGCCATGATCAGGGCGGCTGCTTGGGATCTCCTACCAGCTTATACTAAGCTTGCCGAGTTTTTGgcttttttctctttcccgTGGCATCCAGGGAATTTGTTTACATAAAAACCTCTTATAATAATTTAGGTATGAACTGAAATTTCCATGCTTAAAAGGGAATGAAGTTTTGCTATACAGCTGATCACCAAATAGATTTTTGTCATGTGTCTATTGCTATGATGTGTTTGTATCTTTACATTCATGTGGAGATATTCCCTTTGGAGCCACATTGTGTTGTATtggtaaaaatatatttcgACTCGTGTCATTGTTGTGATTCTTTGTGCGGGATTTATGCTCTCAGAACATGTGTCGTCAGTTGGGTGATTTGGAGGTATCACTTTGCAGATGAAAGCTGTTCAAGTTGGAGTACTTGGAGGTTGAGGAGCTAACATTTCAGTGTCAATTTTCGTCCGCGTCCCAGTGCACTTTGAGTCGGAAGGTGTTTGAGTTATTTGGTCCAAAGTGGAGGCATAGACTGAAGCTTCAGCTTGGAACTTATCTTGCAGATTCCTAGGTGGTGGTGAGGGCCCGATTTCGATTTTTCTCCcccctcttttcttcttttgccaTGATTAAATGACCGAGATTATGGTGCCCGTTGGAAATACATTTTTAACTGTAAATGATATTGAACATGTAGAATGTGGACACCGCAGCAGGATCTTTTTTCTTAGCTTTCCAACTTGACACGGTGTCGGTATGTGCTTGGAGACAGCATTGAATGCTAAACCATTTGGTTCTACAGCCACAGCAATTTGGTGTTTCTCTCTGTTCTTTCATGTTATCTATttgtttatttcatttttctttgctTTCATCCATTCATTGGAGAGTACTACTGCTATCGAGTCATTCTGGAGAAATTGATATAATGTTGATTCTTAGAAATGAAAATGTCATTGATTTTTCGACATGCTATTAGGAAGGACTGACCCGGTCAATTAGAATTTCCTATGACGGATGTGCCCCAAACTGGCATGGTGGGCTTTAGATTCCTTTTGTTACATGAGCGAAAAGGAAATTGAAATATCGATATGACATTATCCTAATGTCATGACAGATAAGATGCCATTGGAATTATAATCTACTTGATCTACTTTGTGTTCATGACTTGTATCCTCGGAATGGGTGAATTCAAAAGAATGATTTTATCCCCGATATGAATTGTCTGTCTCTCAGTATCTCATCAGTGTAGTAGAATGAGTAGAATGAGAATTTGCGGAATGGCTGAGGATGAACTTTTCCGGCTTTCTTGCATTCTTTTCGCCGTATTTCTATTAATAAACAACACAGCATGCAGTTTCttagaatgaaagaaactAATTCATAAACgtatatttttccttattgTTATTCTGCGTACACAATGATTGGGCTCCTAACACTGTGCACGCTGTCGTACCACGCAAACTCTTCCGACAACTGTGTACCTGATTTTAACCCACTCCCAGTAATCTCGACAGTGAAAGTCTTCTTCTCGGAGACGGATTTGAAGGAAAGGACCTCCGGGACCACAGTTATGTTAATGGCGTTGGAGGAGTTAACAACTTCCGCCTTATAGGTTGAGTTCGGAAACCCGACATTTGTGGCGGTCCTGTTGAGCGCCAACTTGAAGGGCTTCGAGTCTGGCGCTCTGAAAATAAGAGAAGGGTAGTTGAGCTCTGCCTCTGTGATGTTCTTGGCTCCCCTGGGGCAAGTGCTGTTGCTATCTATGCTTCTTATATCATAGCCCAAGCTGCACAGTAAGTTTACATAGTCATCCTTCGTGATTTCATAAACTAGGCCTGGATCAACGGCCTTAACGGGATTGATTTGTCCTGAACCATAAGAAAATTCACGTCCTGAGGGGTCTTTATTGGTAATAGTATCCTGTAGTTTCGAAGCTGCATGACCAGAAAAAGGGGCAGTATCAGACAGTTGTATCTCAGGACCGGATCGATCTTTACATGGAAGACTGAGGGAGAGAGAGTACCGGTTGTCATTAGAGCGGACTTAATGGCGGAAGGAGACCAATCGGGATGAAATGTTTTAACGTATGCTGCTGCACCGGCAGCATGGGGACAAGACATTGAGGTTCCCGAAAGTAAATTGAACTTCACACTCCTATGATCCCCTTCCCCGCCAAACATGGTTGGCGGCACATTTGGAGGAAATGCAGCCAAAATATTTACGCCAGGGGCACTTACATCTGGCTGCATAACATAGTCATGGCATAAAATATGCATAATAACCGGAAAGTTGCTGCAAGCTgtgaaatttaaaatcacTCCAGAAAATTACGTTTACCTTCATTATGTCAGGGGTGATCATACTTGGTCCCCGGGAAGAGATGGTATCGACGGTAGGGGGGGCAGGATTTGGAATGGTTTCGCTCTTTAACAATCGTGCTTGAGGATTCCTGCAGGGCAGCATTTGGAGATAATTTCATTGGTGTATGAGAAAGGATCAAAGGAAATGGTTGAAGGATATGGGAGAATAGTCATGAATTTTCGCACTTTGCGGAACTGTGGTAGGACACGAGCATCTCAAAGCTGGGTCCATCTAGAACCACGGTTGGAAGTGGGTAAGTTTTAGATAGCGGTTGCTTCAGGATGATCCCACTAGCATTGTAAACTGCAGCCTTGGAAACTGCGTCCGTGCCCAACCAttcgcagatcacgattttccCGAGAACTTTCTGCATGTCTAAACAGCCTTCCTCGCAGGCTCTGCAATTGCAGCGGCATATAGTATGGGTTAGATCTCGAATTGAATAGAACTTGGCCCAGCCATTGTTTTCCAAGAATAGTAAATTTCAGTGTgtatcttcatcttctttgttCCGGGCCCAAGTAGATGGAAATGGAGAGCAGCTCAaccgaaaaggaaaattttctttatagaaCATTCCAAGAACAGCACATATGTATCTATAGGTGAAGCAAGACATACCTAGCAGAGGCTTCACTGCAAGTGCTGGAAACCTGTTTCCCGTATAAAAGAGCAGATTTACTCCAACTCGATGGAAACGGATTTACTGTATTGCCCTGATTAAAGAACTGTCGTCAGTATCAAGACATCAAGCAGACAAAACCTGAATTCTGATTGATAGGAGGCAATGGCATGATATGCAATTGAAGAGTTGGGATTTCATACAGTTAGAAGAGTTCCATCCCCCAGGACAAGTTTGGTCATGAACTCCCTGTCTAACGAGTTAGATGCTACGGTGAGGACCCAAGGGGCGACGGCACCCACTGTTCCCGCATCAGGCCCACTGTTTCCAGCAGATAGAGTCACCAGGACGCCCTTTGCCATTGCATGGAAGGCTCCAATGGCAAGAGGATCTTTGTCAAAAGGAATAGCTTGCTCCCCTAGAGAAGCCGTGATTATGTCCACTCCATCTGCGATCGCATCATCAAATGCCGCCAAAATTCCATCTCCTTGGCAGTTACCCTGTGAATCACATACCTTGTAGACGGCGATCCTGGAGGATGGAACCCCTCCTCGAGCTGTTCCATTAGCTAGTCCAAACAAGCTAGCCCTTTCTACTGCATTGCCGGCAGCTGTCGAGGCAGTGTGGGTCCCATGGCCTGAGCCATCAATAGCAGAATCCTCAGTAGATACATAATAACGCGCCCCAATGAGCTTGCTGGGTCGGAGGAAGGAATGCACATGTATCTAATGTCACTGACAAACAAACAAGAACAAAAGGGTTCAAATGAGAACGTGGAAATCCGGGGAGTACTTGTTGCAAGTGAAGTTAGCGCCGCCCTTGCATGATCCCTTCCATTTCTCAGGAGGGGGCCCGAAGCCTTGGTCACTGAATGATTCCAAATCAGGGTAAGCCCCGGTGTCGAGAACTCCAATGATAGTTCTGCCCTCTATGGTTGGTTCCCGCTTTGCTGTCTCAGGCAATCCGATGAAGTCCCAGGATCTCGTGGTCTGGACATGAAAAGTTGGGCTCCGAAACACCGACAGTACCTCCTCCTTTCCTGCAATTCATCACGGAATTAGTAGAAACGAATCGCCTGATTGAAAAACCAATGTTAGAACATAAGCTTAGTATAGTCACGAATTAGCTACAATCATATACATATAGGAATTCTCACTAGCTAGCTTCTGCGCCTCCTTTTCGGTGAGTTTTGCGGCAAAACCATTGAAACTCCTCTGGTAGCTTCTGATGAGTGAAGTGGAAGCGGAAGTGGAAGCGGAGCTGTGATCCAGAGAAAGAGGTTATTCCAAGCCGATTGATGAAAACTTGACTGAAAAGAGTAAAGGAAATTATAGGGAATGAAAAACGGCTTCCCGGAAACTAATGATCATTTTACCTCTCCCCCCCCACAACTTCTTCCAACAAACTAAGTTGATGAGAAGCCAGGGAATAAGTTCCCGACGATTCAGCCGTAATGGAACCCAGGTACGCAATATAGACCTGCCAACATCGAAGAAACCTAGGTTACTACACCCTCACAAAGCCGGGCAAATCACACCGAAACAATCAATTTTATGCTCGTATCATGAACACAAGAGTGTTGGTCCGAAATGTTTTGCCTTCCTCTCCTCGTCCTGGGCACTGCATGCTATATCGTTGATCGATAGAAGCACGACGGAGAGAATGCAAGAAAGCCGGAATAATCCGTCCTTCGCCATTGCGTGGATGTTCTTTCTGTTACTGTTGAGACAGTGGAGTGAGtgatgatttatatatatattgaggtGAAAAATCATTGATTCCTTTGAATGTTCATCGCATCTATTAGGAGTAAATTATTTAAGTTGGGAAAGTATTACTAAGCAGATTTACTTCCAACCACGTTACCAATCATAACGATATTATAAGGTAATGTCAGATCCATCGTTTCCATTTACCTTTTGGCTCATAACAAGAAAGAACGCAAAGCCGATTACACCGCAGCGGTCAGGCCATCTACGGCTAATAAATCTTTTGCCGGGGCAACGTAAATATTTCGTGGCAAATCCTTTTATTATTTCCACGGTATGTGAACTTATTATTCCATTGATGGATTAGGTCGTCCAATTATTATGGAAGGATTTTCTTCCTATTGTATTCTTGTACATATCTATGTATGCTATACTTAGGATAGCCTATTTTAGCTATAGAcattattttcctttattgATCAAGACTGAGTTGTATATATACCGATGGAATGAATAACAAACGCAAGCTTTTCAGCCCAATCTCGTAtctttacatggtatcagagcggcgATCATCAAGTTTTTCATTGTCGGCTTGTTCCCGGTCGAGCTTCCATTTTGCCAGTTTCTGAATTGAGCGTCACCTGGTTCTTTCCTCCCATCCCATCAAAGAGTCATCTCGTCTTTTCTTTCTGCCAGTTTTTCTTTTGAACTGAGCGACATTGTTGAATCATCAAAATGTCGAAGAATACAGGCAGCAGTAACACTGTGACGCCGGGTGAATACAAGATGTACCTTGACTTGCCGGCATGCACCTGTGACACCGGTGCTCAAATCGCTGCCCAGAAGGACAAGGAGAAGGTTCATTAGTTCCTAATCAGCCTTAACCCCGAATTTTCAACCATTCGATCGCAAATCCTGAGCATAGATCCCCTGCCAAACGTCAATCGAGCCCATTCGATGGCCACGCATGATGAAGCTCAACGATTGATTGCATGATTACATGTTTCATCTCGGCGGTGGCTATTGCCAACGCCTCTCCTTACTAAGatcaaacaaataaattagCTCCATCGATTGAATGGATCAACTGCTGGGCGCTTCTCCCAGCTGAGCCAGCCCGCCCGTCCCAACCAATGGTTGGGCGGAAATGTCTTCTTGATGTTGATTCGCCTGTTCAGAAATGTCTTCTTGTTGTTGATTCACGTGttcaaaaatggaaaatggaaaaaggaaaaagggtCCATCGACGATTCATTTCGGACCTCGTTCAACTTTTGAAACAGTTCACGGCCCGAGCATAATGACTCAAAGAAGAAAAGCATGCACGTAGACTCGCAATGGATAATATTCGCCGTGTTTCATCCGGGcatttttggaaaaaattaaaaaaaaaaatcttcttttGTCCATTAGCTTTTTTCTCTGATCTTCTTTATCGATAATTTGTAATATGtacaaacaaatatatatgggATGGCGTGCCCACGAATTGATCTACGATAGATGCAGCAATTACATTGCAATTGGAGTACAGATGATGGATGGATCCGACCAGCGGTGGGCCTTGTCGTGGGCAGCCCAATCGGCCCCGCATAGCAAGAGCTGGATTGGGCGACGAAGAGGGACAGGTAAAGATAAGAAGCcattgaaaattttagaatGGGAAAAATTATCCAAGGATGAGCAGATAATATGAATGAAGTCACCTCACCTGAGAGGAAATATATTTGGACTAAGTCGATTATTAGAAAAACTACTTTCGCCAAACCGGATGCGACAAATTTGTGACACGGTCAAGATAATGGTATCCTTTATATTCGGACAATATATAGTGTTTTCAACGAGGTTCGAATTTGGAAGAGTTATAGGGAGTGCGAGAGTTAGAAATTAGCAAGAGCACCCGAAAGGCACCGGATGGGGGAAGCCGTAATCCCGGAATTTTCTCTTGAAATTTTTCTGATCAGTCATATAATTTGATCAGCTTTTCGATCGAAACATGTTAGTTTTGCTCCGA from Punica granatum isolate Tunisia-2019 chromosome 3, ASM765513v2, whole genome shotgun sequence includes:
- the LOC116198961 gene encoding serine/threonine-protein phosphatase PP1 isozyme 2 — encoded protein: MAKQGQPGIEPGALDEIIQRLLGFRNSRACKQVQLTENEIRQLCLTSREIFLSQPNLLELEAPIKICGDIHGQYSDLLRLFEYGGFPPNANYLFLGDYVDRGKQSLETICLLLAYKIKYPENFFLLRGNHECASINRIYGFYDECKRRFNVRLWRTFTDCFNCLPVAALIDDKILCMHGGLSPDLMDLDQIRNLTRPTDVPDAGLLCDLLWSDPDREVKGWGMNDRGVSYTFGPDKVSEFLAKHDMDLVCRAHQVVEDGYEFFADRQLVTIFSAPNYCGEFDNAGAMMSVDESLMCSFQILKPADKKGRFT
- the LOC116200637 gene encoding subtilisin-like protease SBT4.6: MAKDGLFRLSCILSVVLLSINDIACSAQDEERKVYIAYLGSITAESSGTYSLASHQLSLLEEVVGGESSASTSASTSLIRSYQRSFNGFAAKLTEKEAQKLARKEEVLSVFRSPTFHVQTTRSWDFIGLPETAKREPTIEGRTIIGVLDTGAYPDLESFSDQGFGPPPEKWKGSCKGGANFTCNNKLIGARYYVSTEDSAIDGSGHGTHTASTAAGNAVERASLFGLANGTARGGVPSSRIAVYKVCDSQGNCQGDGILAAFDDAIADGVDIITASLGEQAIPFDKDPLAIGAFHAMAKGVLVTLSAGNSGPDAGTVGAVAPWVLTVASNSLDREFMTKLVLGDGTLLTGNTVNPFPSSWSKSALLYGKQVSSTCSEASARFLENNGWAKFYSIRDLTHTICRCNCRACEEGCLDMQKVLGKIVICEWLGTDAVSKAAVYNASGIILKQPLSKTYPLPTVVLDGPSFEMLVSYHSSAKNPQARLLKSETIPNPAPPTVDTISSRGPSMITPDIMKPDVSAPGVNILAAFPPNVPPTMFGGEGDHRSVKFNLLSGTSMSCPHAAGAAAYVKTFHPDWSPSAIKSALMTTASKLQDTITNKDPSGREFSYGSGQINPVKAVDPGLVYEITKDDYVNLLCSLGYDIRSIDSNSTCPRGAKNITEAELNYPSLIFRAPDSKPFKLALNRTATNVGFPNSTYKAEVVNSSNAINITVVPEVLSFKSVSEKKTFTVEITGSGLKSGTQLSEEFAWYDSVHSVRSPIIVYAE